From one Lycium ferocissimum isolate CSIRO_LF1 chromosome 7, AGI_CSIRO_Lferr_CH_V1, whole genome shotgun sequence genomic stretch:
- the LOC132062063 gene encoding uncharacterized protein LOC132062063: MHAIKETLLGDYANFVEFVIGDDVKTLLTSNYEGADFVLIDCKLEDFQEVFEAAQQGVSVKGAFIVGYNALHEGPRLNFDHKGYFLPIGEGLLVSKISASEGNRIVSGRRSHWIVEVDECTGEEHVYRVSTSPNTN, translated from the coding sequence ATGCATGCAATTAAAGAAACATTATTGGGAGACTATGCaaattttgttgagtttgtgatAGGTGATGATGTTAAAACTTTATTGACAAGTAACTATGAAGGAGCTGATTTTGTACTTATTGATTGCAAATTGGAGGATTTTCAAGAAGTATTTGAAGCAGCACAACAAGGTGTTAGTGTTAAAGGTGCATTTATTGTAGGGTACAACGCCCTACATGAAGGACCTAGGTTAAATTTTGATCACAAGGGTTACTTTCTACCAATTGGAGAAGGGTTACTAGTTAGTAAAATTAGTGCTTCAGAAGGTAATAGGATTGTTAGTGGAAGGAGGAGCCATTGGATTGTCGAGGTTGATGAATGCACTGGGGAAGAACATGTTTATAGGGTCAGTACTTCTCCAAATACAAATTAA